AGAATCTCAGGCTCTTCCAGCTGGCCAGCCTTCTCTGCCTTCTGTGTGTGCCTGTTGTCCTTGATGCACTGGGAGTTGAGTTGAGGGCATTTGTAGGGCTTCTTCGGGGCTGAGGTCTGCAGAGCATGATTGGTCTTGTGCTGGGTATCTGTGGACAGGGTTCTCCTGGGACCATATATTTTGGCCATTTTATGCCCTTGGGGTGGAGGGTGTTGGCCAGGGCCACCCTGGCTGCTCACCAGGATGGTGGCACCTGCCTTGCTGGGTTCTGGGCCTGCCCTGCTCTGCCACCCCTCATCCTTCACATGGGGACAGCCAGACTGCCTAGCATGGCCCCTGCTCTTCCCTTCACACCATCTCCCTGTGACATGTGGCACCCTTTATGGCTCTTTCCTTTCTGAAACTCCTTCTTTAGCTTTTCTTCTGGTGGTCTTTTTCAACTTTTCAGCTGTCCTTCCTTTGTCCTGCTCTTGAACTCTCTTTCTCTGCCTGCTCATTAGATAGCTGCACCCCAAGGCCTGGATCTGCCCTTCCCCTCACTTCTTGGTGACCCAGGCCACGCCAGAGCTCCCACTCACCACACTCACATCCAGCGCCATTGTCTCTCTGCGCTCAGGCTGGGGTCCAGCAGGCTGTTTCCTCTGCTAGGCACCCCTTCTCATTCTTGGGTGGGCCTCGCAGGGTGGCGTGACCACCTGCCCAGAACACCTGGCTTGGTGTACCCCACTGAGCTGGGTCACAGGGCCCAGGTGAGTCAGTAGCTGTCAGCTTGAGGGCCTGCTCTGATCCCTGCTGGCTGACCACCCTGGGGCTACCCTGGGTTGCTTGCCACTTTTCCTGGCTCGCCCTCTGCTCCTAGCTGACCTAACGTGTTTGTGCTACATGCCTCATTCCTAAAGTGTAGGTAGGACCACACTATTCCTCAGCTTGAAATTCCTCAGTGATTCTCCATTTGCAGGATAAAATTAAAACTCCTGAGTTTTGCATGGAGAGTCTGTATTCCTCCACTGCCTGCGGCCTCCTCCCTAGGCTCTCTGTGGACTTAGCATGTTGAAGTGTCTGTCATCCCTCTTCCCAGTTCCCTGGTACCCTTTCCTGTGCTGTGTCTCCTCCTGGCACTCCGCTCCTGTTCTCTGCCTGGCCATCCCTAGCTTCTGTTCTATTCCAGGTCACTCTTGCTTCTGGGGGCAGGCTTCTGGGGTGAGCTGGGTCCCATGAGGAAGAAGGGGTACTCATTAGCATGTAAGGGCCAGGTCCCACCCACCCCGCGCCCTCCTAGATCCTGAGGTGCCCCTTCCCAGTGAGCGCATTTGGGCTGCTATCAGGTGGAGCCTGgtgtcccacctcctccctgcACTCCACTGCGGGGCTTGAAGAGACAGGCACACCCTGGGCCCCAGGATGGGACATGCGTCACCTGTCCCTCAGGGTTTGTAAGGAGTAGGGCCAGTGGTGGCGCCAGTCAGCACAGACCAGAGTGGCAGGTGGCCCGCAGATGTCTTCATTCGACTGCTGTGCGTGGACTGCCCACACAGGGTCCACTCTGCCCCAAGGGAATAAGGAAGGAGGCCACAGTGCAGTCTGGACTGTCAGGGGATCAGGCCCCCATGGCAGGCTTATGGCTGGCACTGAGAGGCAAGTTCTGTGGCTTCTGGAGGGAGGAGTCCACTAATGCCTGGACCCCAGGATTACCTTGAGGCAGGAGGCAAACAGGCAGAGCCTTTTATTATGAAGGAGGGATTTAcaaaaaataatggtaaaatcCTAAAAGGTAACTAGGAGAAATCAGAGCTGTTTTGAAGgtgtctgtacttttttttttgggggggggtgggtaccagggattgaacttagggacactcaaccactgagccacatccccagtcctattttgtattttatttagagacagggtctcactgagttacttaacgcctttcttttgttgaggctggctttgtatttgagatcctccagcctcagcctcccgagcagctgggattacagacgtgtgccactgcactcagccagGACTGTCAGATTCACCTCACTCTGGGCAGCCACATCCACCATTTCCTAGTTCTGCTGGCAGAATTTAGGGCTGTGTAGACCTCAGAGCTGACCCCAGCTGTTGGGGAGCCCCCCAGAGCAGTTTACATGGTTTGCTGTTCATACTGGGAATACAGAGCTGTCATCTAGGTGAGGAGCCATGAAGACTGCTTCCTATTGGGACAGGGGCCTTCATGTTGGGGTGGCCAGCCAGTTCCTAAGAGCAGGTGAGCAGCATTTCCATGACcatgaatattaaaaagaaatagccagtaatcccagcttcttAGGAGACAAGGCAGAGAATTTcaattgaaggccagcctgggcaatttaggaccctgtcttaaaataaaacaaaggtggggtgcatctcagtggtagagtgctagcctagcatatgcaaggtcctggtTCAGACCCCAGTACTATAAAAGAGATGCAATCCTGCAGCTCTAGTAATTAAAAACCAACATTCTGTGGCTGTCCAAGTTGACAGTCAGCCTCCCTGAGGCAGTGCCTTTGGGGCCTGGAGTGGGTGGAAGAGACCCACGCTCCTCCGCTCCTCCGGCACTCCACCTGTCAGGGCCAGGGGATGCCACACCACAGAAGGCAGGGCCCGCTTGCTCTGGAATAGGCCGGTTCAGTGTGGGACATTTGTTGTTTTAAGATGGGATAAAAGTCCTATGTAGATGTCTCTGCTTCTGTGCTAGTGAAACTTGGGAGTTGAGCCCTTGGTTAAAGTATTGCTGGCTTGAAGAAATATGATGCTGCAACCCAAACAGTAACTGCACGTAAGCGTGGTTCAAggtatttttctcttgttttgtcCCTTTTTTCAAAGCACTGCCAGTGAAAGATGTAGAAGAAAAATCCGAACAACAAACCAGAGTGAAGGAGACGGACAAGTTACCTGCCGGTGTCAAACCCCGACAGCAACCAAGTGCCTTATTTGCTAGAGGAAGTAGGAAAGCGGTCAGAAGCCCCCAAAGATCGtccagtaaaataaaagaaaacaagcacCCATTTGCTCTTTACGGctggggagagagacagacagacaccggAAGCCAGAAGACCCACAACGTCTGTGCCTCTGCCTCGGTGCATGAGGTGCGGGCCTGCCTTTCTGTTCTCCCCTGGAAACCACTGGGATGCACTGGGCCTGCAAGgtcctggggtggggtggaggtcaGGGAAGCCCAGAATCGGGGATGGTTACCAGCAGGAGGCTCTGGATGTCGCTACTCGAGCAGTAGGGGTTTGTGCTGGGTGTTGGCTGGCACCTGAGGGGTTTACTGACACACACCAGGGGAGAGTGGGACTGGCTGTGTGGCTATAGAGCAGAGAGGAGTGCAGCAGGACTGGTCTTGCTGCTGCCCTTGTGAAGGCTGTTCTCTTTGGCTTCAACAAGCTGGTGTCCAGAGCTGCTTGGTGGCCTGCTTCCCAGATGTCTTCCAGGCCCCTCTCCTGCTTGTCCAGGAGGGATGCATTTTCTCCCAGGGGCTCTGGTCCTCCGGTGAGGCCCTGTCTGAGCTCTGTCAGGACCTGAAGCATCTCATGGTGAGTCCCTTGGCAGCACTGATGCTGTGACAGCTGGAGCAGGGTGGCTCAGGAGAGGGATAGGAGCTGCCTGCTGGTGGCCATTCCACATGGCTTCCCTGAACTCTGGGCCCAGCAGATGCTGGCATTGGGAGTGAAATTTGAGGCCACTGGGCTGTTTTTCCAAGGACCTCAGTCCCTGGGGCTGATTTTAACAGGCTTTGCCGTTGAAGGGTGACGCCTGGTGAAAGCCCTGGGCGTTTCCAGGTGCTGGTTTAGAAGGTGGGCCCCTCCAAGCAGGTGCAGAGCTGACCCTGCTGCTCCCCAGATCTACTCAGGGTTTAGTCTTCTGTTGCCCAGCATCGTGTCACAGGCGTCTGGTGTGCGTGTTCCTGGGGGAACTCAGGTGTGCAGAAGGCCCGTTGGCAGGCGTTCTTGACGATGAGCGCAGAGCGGACTCACTTCTGTGTTTCTCCTCCCTAGATTCACGAGTCGGCGCTACGGGCCAGGAGCAGAAggcaggaggagaagaggaagctgGCTGCTCAGCGGCAGCGTGCGCACTCGGTGGAGGTGCAGAGAGGCAGGACAGCGAGGGCCCCCTCTGCAGAGAGCCCCTGGGTGACGGAGTACATGCGCTGCTTCTCAGCCAGGGCCTAGAGCTCCCCAGGGACCAGTCTGTCTGTGATCTGGACCTGGCCGAGACCTGGACCATGCAGGGCCTCTCGGAGAACAGCCAAAGGCTGTCCTGTCGTGAATCTCATCACCTACGTCAGCAGCAGGGCAGAAAGCTGAAGCCATAGACACTTGGTTACCTGTGAAGATGAGCCCCTGGCCCCTGGTATTCTT
The sequence above is drawn from the Urocitellus parryii isolate mUroPar1 chromosome 9, mUroPar1.hap1, whole genome shotgun sequence genome and encodes:
- the Ccsap gene encoding centriole, cilia and spindle-associated protein, whose product is MSPGSGLKSEYMKRYREPRWDEYAPCYRELLRYRLGRRLLEQAHAPWLWDAWGPDCASDDSASSAASGPAPRCALADPEEASEVSEPAEASEREEPERPAGEQGAEAGDEQDAAQPALPVKDVEEKSEQQTRVKETDKLPAGVKPRQQPSALFARGSRKAVRSPQRSSSKIKENKHPFALYGWGERQTDTGSQKTHNVCASASVHEIHESALRARSRRQEEKRKLAAQRQRAHSVEVQRGRTARAPSAESPWVTEYMRCFSARA